In a single window of the Methanobacterium alcaliphilum genome:
- a CDS encoding DtxR family transcriptional regulator yields the protein MSANDASKNKNLSESIEEYLELLYKIGDGSQLVKTSKISENLNIAPASATQMLKKLDGLGYVNYSPYKGAFLTEKGLKKAKSITRKHRLLEKFLYDVLKIKKEKVHDQACEMEHTLSDDAERALCHLLEQPAQCPDEEVIPACNFKFTTCEECKERKNEEVDEVGNRNENLISISDLREHETGKVSFIRGDYKVIRRLMDMGITIGATISVMNIAPLKGPVEIAVRGSKLALGRDIANNVFVEQVNEDSNNTGAASHGK from the coding sequence ATGTCAGCAAACGACGCTTCAAAGAATAAAAATTTAAGTGAGAGTATTGAAGAATACTTGGAGCTCCTGTATAAAATTGGTGATGGTAGTCAACTGGTTAAGACATCAAAAATATCAGAAAATCTTAATATTGCCCCTGCCAGTGCCACCCAGATGCTAAAAAAATTAGATGGTTTGGGTTATGTCAATTATTCTCCCTATAAAGGAGCTTTTTTGACTGAAAAAGGCTTAAAAAAAGCAAAAAGCATCACTCGGAAACATAGATTACTTGAAAAATTTTTATACGATGTTTTGAAGATAAAAAAAGAAAAAGTCCATGATCAAGCTTGTGAAATGGAACATACGCTATCAGATGATGCCGAAAGAGCTTTGTGTCACTTATTAGAACAACCAGCTCAATGTCCTGATGAGGAAGTAATTCCTGCTTGTAATTTTAAATTCACCACGTGCGAAGAGTGTAAGGAACGTAAAAATGAAGAAGTTGATGAAGTAGGAAATAGAAATGAAAATTTAATTTCCATTTCAGACCTTAGAGAACATGAAACCGGCAAGGTTTCTTTTATTCGTGGGGATTATAAAGTTATCCGACGGTTAATGGATATGGGAATAACTATTGGTGCTACAATAAGTGTCATGAATATTGCTCCATTAAAAGGCCCAGTTGAAATCGCAGTCAGAGGATCAAAACTTGCTTTAGGTCGAGATATAGCTAATAATGTCTTTGTAGAACAAGTTAATGAAGATAGTAACAACACAGGGGCAGCCAGTCATGGTAAATAG
- a CDS encoding YIP1 family protein has product MTFKYLNFFEKTAEIFINPEKTLKSVKEKNEAKKGVYFLIFYSAFLGLIFGTVLGGAIGNPLLVLVFAIFAIICALIKIFIWTLITHIVSKVFFDGEGELGRFFGLMGYSAAPYILLIIGITSIAFGKAIIASLIMFLLALIWIIFIGIIATESEQKIGYGKSFLSCMGIPSLLVIIVFFIMGVL; this is encoded by the coding sequence TTGACATTTAAATATTTAAATTTTTTTGAAAAAACCGCTGAAATTTTTATAAACCCCGAAAAAACATTAAAATCAGTTAAGGAGAAAAATGAAGCGAAAAAAGGTGTTTATTTTTTAATATTTTATTCAGCATTTTTAGGATTGATTTTTGGAACTGTACTAGGTGGAGCAATTGGGAACCCCCTGCTTGTATTGGTTTTTGCAATTTTTGCCATAATATGTGCTCTGATAAAAATTTTTATCTGGACACTCATCACCCACATCGTTTCAAAAGTATTTTTTGATGGGGAAGGAGAATTAGGGAGATTTTTTGGACTAATGGGATACAGTGCAGCGCCTTATATCCTTTTAATAATAGGCATAACTTCTATTGCATTTGGAAAAGCCATAATTGCATCATTAATCATGTTCTTATTAGCATTGATCTGGATAATTTTTATTGGAATTATTGCTACAGAAAGTGAACAAAAAATAGGATATGGAAAATCATTCTTATCCTGTATGGGCATTCCATCTCTTCTAGTAATTATAGTGTTCTTTATAATGGGGGTACTATGA
- a CDS encoding MFS transporter: protein MNYENHYDLAKDEIIMILAGLMVGLLVAAFDYSIMGTAMPKVIKSLNGLEYYIWPFTSYMLSSTISIILFGKLSDIYGRKHVLIMGIIIFIITSVMCGFATNMFELIIFRGLQGIGGGILISLPFIVVGEIFSPRQRAKYMGILASVFALADVLGPIMGGVITDNLGWRWVFFVNVPVGIAAISMIFYSLPNFRLPDVKKTLDYSGIITFTFALTSLFLIITFLSDLNTYPLIELVGIIVFSATMFVLFILTEKKAVEPILPLNLFKNSIFTISAIESFLASALMFSGVIYVPLFAQGVLGMSATNSGIIMIPMLFCLTMASIITGEIISRTGKYKKLVIVEFIITGVGVVLLASMNEYTSYYLLLVYSTVLGIGSGMAYNIFNVAVQNAFSLRDIGIVTASMRFFRNVGAIIFVPIFGYIMNFTLESSITVALSKTQVLVISIQNVFFTAILLAFAGLIFAFLLKEIPLG, encoded by the coding sequence ATGAATTATGAAAACCACTATGATCTTGCTAAAGATGAAATAATAATGATCTTGGCGGGATTAATGGTCGGACTCCTTGTTGCGGCATTCGATTATTCAATCATGGGAACAGCCATGCCTAAAGTTATTAAAAGTTTAAATGGTTTGGAATATTATATATGGCCGTTCACATCTTACATGCTGTCCTCCACCATTTCCATAATCCTTTTTGGCAAATTATCAGATATTTATGGTAGAAAACATGTTTTAATCATGGGAATTATCATATTTATTATAACTTCAGTTATGTGTGGATTTGCAACCAACATGTTTGAATTAATTATATTTAGAGGACTTCAAGGAATTGGGGGCGGAATTTTAATATCTCTACCTTTTATTGTGGTTGGAGAAATATTTTCTCCAAGGCAAAGAGCTAAATACATGGGAATACTTGCATCGGTATTCGCACTTGCAGATGTTTTAGGGCCTATTATGGGTGGTGTTATTACAGATAATCTTGGTTGGAGGTGGGTATTTTTTGTAAATGTTCCAGTTGGGATCGCTGCCATATCAATGATTTTTTACTCACTTCCAAACTTTCGATTGCCTGATGTTAAAAAAACCCTTGATTATTCTGGAATTATTACATTTACATTTGCTTTAACTTCATTATTTCTGATAATAACATTTTTAAGTGATCTAAACACATATCCTCTCATTGAACTAGTGGGAATTATTGTATTTTCAGCAACTATGTTCGTATTATTCATTTTGACTGAAAAAAAAGCAGTAGAACCAATTTTGCCATTAAATCTCTTTAAAAATTCAATATTTACTATATCTGCAATAGAAAGTTTTTTAGCAAGCGCCTTAATGTTCTCGGGGGTAATCTATGTTCCTTTATTTGCACAAGGTGTTTTAGGTATGAGTGCTACAAATTCAGGAATTATAATGATACCCATGCTTTTCTGTCTTACAATGGCATCAATAATCACAGGAGAAATCATATCTAGGACTGGAAAATATAAAAAGCTAGTAATTGTTGAATTTATTATAACTGGGGTGGGGGTTGTGCTTTTGGCTTCTATGAATGAATATACTTCTTATTATTTATTATTAGTTTATTCCACTGTTCTGGGTATTGGTTCTGGAATGGCATATAATATATTCAATGTGGCTGTGCAGAATGCATTTTCACTGAGAGATATAGGTATCGTAACAGCTTCCATGCGATTTTTTAGAAATGTAGGTGCTATTATATTCGTTCCAATATTTGGATATATAATGAATTTCACCTTAGAAAGTTCAATTACAGTTGCTTTGAGCAAAACTCAAGTTTTAGTAATTTCTATTCAGAATGTTTTTTTCACAGCCATATTACTGGCATTTGCAGGTTTAATCTTCGCTTTCCTCCTTAAAGAAATACCTTTAGGATGA
- the xth gene encoding exodeoxyribonuclease III encodes MSSKVKIFSWNVNGIRAIHKKGFLDWFKESKVDILCIQETKASPDQLPRKLKDVGGYKSYFNSAERKGYSGVALYTSIEPKNVQNGFGIKKFDSEGRVQIADYDDFTLFNIYFPNGKMSDERLKYKLEFYDTFLDVVNNLRDQGKNIVVCGDVNTAHKEIDLARPKENSNISGFLPVEREWMDKFLDNGYLDTFRMFNSEKDNYSWWSYRTRARERNVGWRLDYFFVNKEFKNNVKNAYILSQVMGSDHCPVGLEIEI; translated from the coding sequence GTGAGTAGTAAAGTAAAAATTTTTTCATGGAATGTAAATGGTATAAGGGCAATTCACAAAAAAGGCTTTTTGGATTGGTTTAAAGAGTCTAAAGTGGATATTTTATGCATCCAAGAAACTAAAGCATCTCCTGACCAATTACCTAGGAAATTAAAGGATGTAGGGGGTTATAAAAGTTATTTCAATTCTGCAGAACGTAAGGGCTACAGTGGGGTGGCACTTTACACCTCTATTGAACCAAAAAATGTTCAAAATGGTTTTGGGATTAAAAAATTTGACAGCGAAGGCCGTGTACAAATTGCAGATTATGATGATTTTACACTTTTTAATATCTATTTTCCTAATGGAAAAATGTCTGATGAAAGACTTAAATACAAATTAGAGTTTTATGATACATTTCTGGATGTTGTAAATAATCTTAGGGATCAAGGCAAAAATATTGTGGTTTGTGGTGATGTTAATACAGCACACAAGGAAATAGACTTGGCAAGACCCAAAGAAAACAGTAATATCTCAGGTTTTTTACCTGTAGAACGAGAATGGATGGATAAATTTTTAGACAATGGTTATTTGGATACTTTCAGGATGTTTAATTCCGAAAAAGATAATTATTCTTGGTGGAGCTACAGGACCAGAGCACGAGAGCGAAATGTCGGATGGAGATTGGACTACTTCTTTGTAAATAAAGAATTTAAAAATAATGTTAAGAATGCATACATTTTATCTCAGGTCATGGGCTCAGACCACTGCCCAGTAGGTTTAGAAATTGAAATTTAG
- a CDS encoding DUF169 domain-containing protein: MNCNELGKKLNELLNLENEPVAIMWSVKEPNDVKKEEDKSRFCKKLKKAMEGEIFYSTVEEEECMGGARYSGLKDMGEYPANVQSGAFMVPKGLYKNIPAVQRSRKNEKYMTPGIFNAVVFAPLNKAEFEADVIFMVCNAKQGMELLHANAYDSGKHGMGADAVPICSSMAAAPYMAGKVTYGFGDVAARKNMDINPEDIMVSIPGSDLFRIVSNLEEMRTKMFFKEK, encoded by the coding sequence ATGAACTGCAATGAATTAGGAAAAAAATTAAATGAATTACTAAATTTGGAAAATGAACCGGTAGCCATAATGTGGTCTGTAAAAGAGCCAAATGATGTTAAAAAGGAAGAAGATAAATCTAGATTCTGTAAAAAACTTAAAAAAGCAATGGAAGGCGAAATTTTTTATTCTACGGTGGAAGAGGAAGAATGTATGGGTGGGGCTAGATATTCTGGGCTTAAAGACATGGGCGAATACCCTGCAAATGTGCAAAGTGGTGCATTCATGGTCCCTAAGGGTTTATATAAAAATATTCCTGCAGTACAACGTTCAAGGAAAAATGAAAAATACATGACTCCCGGAATTTTTAATGCAGTAGTTTTTGCTCCTTTAAATAAGGCAGAATTTGAAGCAGATGTGATATTCATGGTTTGCAATGCGAAACAGGGTATGGAGCTACTTCATGCAAATGCATATGATTCAGGAAAACATGGAATGGGTGCTGACGCGGTTCCAATATGCAGTTCAATGGCTGCAGCCCCCTACATGGCTGGAAAAGTCACCTATGGATTCGGCGACGTTGCAGCAAGGAAAAATATGGATATCAATCCAGAAGATATCATGGTAAGTATTCCGGGAAGTGACTTGTTCCGTATAGTTTCAAATTTAGAAGAGATGCGAACTAAAATGTTCTTTAAGGAAAAATGA
- a CDS encoding DNA polymerase domain-containing protein produces MQSELEKEIKTQVNKFLEYINHDLPEGMELEYEGFYRRGFFVSKKRYALIEDDKIVAKGLELVRRDWAPIAKETQQNILMAILKDGSPEKAKEIIEHVLKSIKSGKIKMDDLVIHTQITKKLSDYKQIGPHVIAAQRSIEKGRKIERGSIIRYVIVKGKDPISKRAVPIEDTENRKYDPDYYINNQVLPAVSRIMSSLGYSFEELSELAQKEKQSSLDAFF; encoded by the coding sequence TTGCAGAGTGAACTGGAAAAAGAAATTAAAACTCAGGTAAATAAATTTTTAGAGTATATTAACCATGACCTGCCGGAAGGTATGGAACTGGAATATGAAGGATTTTACCGCAGAGGTTTCTTTGTATCTAAAAAAAGATATGCCCTTATTGAAGACGACAAAATAGTAGCCAAAGGGTTGGAATTAGTTAGGCGTGACTGGGCCCCTATTGCAAAAGAAACCCAACAAAATATACTCATGGCCATTCTAAAAGATGGATCGCCCGAAAAAGCTAAAGAGATTATAGAACATGTCTTGAAAAGTATTAAAAGCGGTAAAATTAAAATGGATGATCTGGTCATTCATACCCAGATCACCAAAAAATTAAGTGACTATAAACAAATAGGTCCTCATGTAATTGCCGCCCAAAGATCTATAGAAAAGGGGCGAAAAATAGAAAGAGGATCTATTATTCGTTACGTGATCGTTAAGGGGAAAGATCCGATAAGTAAAAGAGCAGTGCCTATTGAAGATACTGAAAATCGGAAATATGATCCAGATTATTATATAAACAATCAAGTCCTACCTGCTGTTTCCAGGATAATGAGTTCATTGGGTTATTCGTTTGAAGAATTATCCGAATTAGCTCAAAAAGAGAAACAAAGTAGTTTAGATGCTTTTTTTTGA
- the hypE gene encoding hydrogenase expression/formation protein HypE has protein sequence MKIGMSHGAGGEVMQSLISDIILKNITNKQVNGGVSLDDLDDGATIPLNDYEIVVSTDGHTIDPLFFPGGDIGRISIAGTVNDIAVMGAKPLAITNAMIIREGFPADDLETIVKSMDEVCNETGVSIITGDTKVMEQGKLDQMVVVTTGIGLVKKGEVKRDSGLKVGDKIILSGSVGDHGMALMAYREGFGFETDLKSDVAPVWGIAEAALKIGGVTAMKDPTRGGIANALNEIAEKSGVGLMLDEDKIPLKEQVKAVSEMLGIDPFEVANEGKVIMGVRPELAEETLSAVRSTKYGSEAQIIGEVTEGNHVLMETSLGGKRILEAPIADPVPRVC, from the coding sequence ATGAAAATTGGCATGTCACACGGCGCTGGTGGAGAAGTAATGCAGAGTTTGATTTCAGATATCATACTCAAAAACATAACAAATAAACAGGTAAATGGCGGAGTAAGCCTGGATGATTTAGATGATGGTGCTACCATCCCACTTAATGATTATGAAATTGTGGTTAGTACAGATGGACATACAATCGATCCTTTATTTTTCCCTGGGGGAGATATCGGTAGAATTTCTATTGCAGGAACAGTCAATGATATTGCTGTGATGGGCGCTAAACCATTAGCTATTACCAATGCTATGATCATACGTGAAGGTTTTCCTGCTGATGATCTGGAAACTATTGTTAAATCAATGGATGAAGTATGTAATGAAACCGGAGTTTCCATTATTACCGGTGATACAAAAGTAATGGAGCAGGGCAAATTAGATCAGATGGTTGTTGTTACTACTGGAATTGGTTTAGTTAAAAAAGGAGAAGTAAAACGTGACAGTGGATTAAAAGTTGGTGATAAAATAATTCTCAGCGGAAGCGTTGGGGATCATGGAATGGCATTAATGGCATATAGGGAAGGATTTGGATTTGAAACTGATCTTAAATCAGATGTTGCACCAGTATGGGGGATTGCAGAAGCAGCTCTGAAAATAGGTGGAGTAACTGCAATGAAAGACCCCACTCGTGGAGGCATTGCCAATGCTCTTAATGAAATCGCCGAAAAGTCTGGTGTTGGTTTAATGCTTGATGAGGATAAAATACCTCTTAAAGAACAGGTTAAAGCAGTTTCTGAAATGCTGGGTATTGACCCATTCGAGGTAGCCAATGAAGGTAAAGTTATTATGGGTGTTCGCCCGGAATTAGCAGAAGAAACATTAAGTGCAGTGAGAAGTACTAAATATGGTTCTGAAGCTCAAATAATTGGCGAAGTCACTGAAGGAAATCATGTACTTATGGAAACATCTTTAGGTGGGAAAAGAATATTAGAAGCACCAATCGCTGATCCGGTTCCTCGAGTTTGTTAA
- the feoB gene encoding ferrous iron transport protein B: MVNSDNGILNNSSKINYNNLDFTIALAGNANVGKSVIFNHLTGSQQIVGNWPGKTVEKAEGKSNFKDHNIHIIDLPGIYSFSTFSLEEIVSREYIAHEKPDVVVNVLDASVLERNLFFTLQLMEMGVPLVICINQVDIAKQKGIKIDTQKLEKALGVPVVATVAIRGEGLQELMDTAVKVVKNKEKCKESINYESIKYGAELENRIKSLKESMDSEKLEFDYSNRWMAIKILENDPEIKKLINSETTSIIPYANQLANEIEEIHSEPTFSVMASERYALANKIASGAQIQTEIKIPFSEKLDKFLTHPFYGYVSSIIIIGGLLLWTFLIGGYLSDQITQALNFFEPVSLDSSSLLYVILWNGAFGGFVAGITLIVPFVVPFYILLSYIENSGLLTRVAFMMDTFMHKIGLHGKALIPLILGYGCSVPAIDSTRILENRRERLLAAFAITFAPCAARTIIILSLVAIFVNIWWALALYALDILIIFIMGKLALKAMPGESTSLIMEMHSLRLPDASAILKQTWNRTKSLIYLVFPLFIVGSAIIQVFYALGILNMISDFLTPLTVTWLGLPAFAGVLLLLGIVRKEFIILTLVSFVGTDLSLALTPAQFIVLAIVGMLYIPCLSTVGILIREFGWKAAASITTSNLITAFLVGGLFAWLLPYIL; the protein is encoded by the coding sequence ATGGTAAATAGTGATAATGGGATATTAAACAATTCTTCAAAAATTAATTATAATAATCTTGATTTTACAATTGCTCTTGCAGGAAATGCAAATGTTGGAAAAAGTGTCATATTTAATCATTTAACTGGATCACAACAGATTGTTGGTAACTGGCCAGGCAAAACTGTTGAAAAAGCAGAGGGTAAATCCAATTTTAAAGATCATAATATTCATATAATTGATTTACCGGGCATATATTCATTTTCTACATTTTCTCTGGAGGAAATAGTTTCCCGAGAATATATTGCTCATGAAAAACCAGACGTGGTCGTCAATGTTTTGGATGCTTCTGTTCTGGAGAGAAATCTATTTTTTACATTACAACTCATGGAAATGGGAGTTCCATTAGTAATTTGCATTAATCAAGTTGATATTGCTAAACAAAAGGGGATTAAGATTGATACTCAAAAGTTAGAAAAAGCTTTAGGAGTACCAGTAGTAGCCACAGTAGCTATCCGGGGTGAGGGATTACAGGAACTTATGGATACTGCTGTAAAAGTTGTAAAGAATAAAGAAAAATGTAAAGAATCTATTAACTATGAGTCAATAAAATATGGGGCTGAATTAGAAAACAGGATTAAATCTTTAAAAGAGTCTATGGACTCTGAAAAATTAGAATTTGATTATTCTAATCGTTGGATGGCTATTAAAATACTGGAAAATGATCCCGAAATTAAAAAACTTATAAATTCTGAAACTACTTCAATCATCCCCTATGCTAATCAATTAGCTAACGAAATCGAAGAGATTCACAGTGAACCTACTTTTTCAGTAATGGCGTCTGAAAGATATGCTTTAGCTAATAAAATAGCTTCGGGGGCTCAGATTCAGACTGAAATTAAGATACCATTTTCTGAAAAATTAGATAAATTTTTAACCCACCCCTTTTATGGCTATGTCAGTTCGATTATAATAATAGGTGGCCTGTTATTATGGACTTTTTTAATTGGGGGATATTTATCGGATCAAATTACACAAGCTTTAAACTTCTTTGAACCTGTGAGTTTAGATTCATCAAGTTTGTTATATGTTATTTTGTGGAATGGTGCTTTCGGAGGATTTGTAGCGGGCATAACACTTATAGTTCCATTTGTAGTTCCATTTTATATTCTTTTATCCTACATTGAAAATTCAGGACTTTTAACCAGAGTGGCCTTTATGATGGATACATTCATGCATAAAATAGGGCTACATGGAAAGGCTTTAATTCCTCTCATATTAGGGTATGGGTGCAGTGTGCCTGCTATCGATAGCACTAGAATCCTGGAAAATCGAAGAGAACGCCTTTTAGCAGCATTCGCTATCACATTCGCCCCATGTGCAGCTAGGACCATAATAATATTAAGTTTAGTGGCCATATTTGTTAACATATGGTGGGCATTAGCTCTTTATGCACTGGATATTTTAATAATATTTATAATGGGCAAACTTGCTCTTAAAGCAATGCCTGGTGAATCAACCAGCCTTATAATGGAAATGCACTCATTAAGATTGCCTGATGCTTCAGCTATTTTAAAACAAACATGGAATAGGACTAAATCATTAATATACTTGGTTTTCCCTTTATTTATTGTTGGAAGTGCTATTATTCAAGTATTCTATGCACTGGGTATTTTGAATATGATCAGTGATTTTTTAACACCATTGACTGTTACCTGGTTGGGTTTACCTGCTTTTGCAGGTGTACTTCTTCTTTTAGGAATAGTAAGAAAGGAATTCATCATATTAACCCTAGTGTCATTTGTAGGTACAGATCTATCACTGGCATTAACTCCCGCCCAATTTATAGTTCTGGCCATTGTAGGTATGCTGTACATACCCTGCTTATCTACTGTGGGTATATTGATTCGAGAATTTGGGTGGAAAGCTGCAGCCTCAATCACTACTTCCAATTTAATCACTGCATTTTTAGTTGGGGGCTTATTTGCATGGCTATTACCTTATATTCTGTAA
- a CDS encoding TIGR02253 family HAD-type hydrolase, producing MLKAVFFDIDDTLYDTSGFAKLARNAALDMMIDAGLPLTTSEAYDLLREIIAQKGSNYDKHFNVLTKTVFGEEKPLLIALGMINYHNVKFALLRPFPRTTSTLIDLTSKGYRLGVISNGITIKQWEKLIRLGIYNFFEEVVTSDEVGFEKPHSRIFEEALNRMGCKAEKSIMIGNKFNEDIMGAVNAGMSAILVNSQLTKEEKDLIEKEKLDVRVIADISDLQKIL from the coding sequence ATGCTAAAGGCAGTCTTTTTTGATATTGATGATACTCTTTATGACACTTCGGGTTTCGCAAAACTTGCTAGAAATGCCGCTTTAGACATGATGATTGATGCAGGTTTACCCTTAACTACTTCTGAAGCTTATGACCTTTTAAGGGAAATAATTGCCCAAAAAGGATCGAATTATGACAAACATTTTAATGTTCTCACAAAAACTGTTTTTGGTGAGGAAAAACCACTACTTATTGCTTTAGGTATGATTAATTACCATAATGTGAAATTTGCATTGTTGAGACCTTTTCCACGCACCACATCAACATTAATAGATTTAACCAGTAAAGGATATCGTTTAGGAGTTATTTCTAATGGAATTACCATTAAACAGTGGGAAAAGCTAATAAGGTTAGGTATTTATAATTTCTTTGAAGAAGTGGTTACTTCTGATGAAGTCGGATTTGAAAAGCCTCACAGCAGGATATTTGAAGAAGCTCTGAACAGGATGGGTTGTAAAGCTGAAAAGTCCATAATGATTGGTAACAAATTTAATGAGGATATAATGGGTGCAGTTAACGCAGGGATGTCTGCTATTCTTGTGAATTCTCAATTAACAAAAGAAGAAAAGGACCTTATTGAAAAAGAAAAACTGGATGTGAGAGTCATAGCAGATATTAGTGATCTTCAAAAAATATTATGA
- a CDS encoding 30S ribosomal protein S8e: MAIWQGKSMKKPSGGRAKMNRGKKKCELGREAAETKIGDKKSRKIRTRGGNLKVRLATDSRINVVNPETNKIEVAEVLNVIENNANPNFVRRNIITKGAVVETSAGKVRVTSRPGQHGVINGVLIAE; this comes from the coding sequence ATGGCAATTTGGCAAGGAAAATCAATGAAAAAACCATCCGGCGGACGAGCAAAAATGAACCGCGGAAAAAAGAAATGTGAATTAGGAAGAGAAGCTGCTGAAACTAAAATCGGAGACAAAAAAAGTAGAAAAATCAGAACCCGGGGCGGAAATCTTAAAGTTCGATTAGCTACTGACAGCAGAATAAACGTTGTTAATCCTGAAACTAATAAAATAGAAGTAGCTGAAGTTTTAAATGTTATAGAAAATAATGCTAACCCTAACTTTGTTAGGCGTAATATTATCACCAAAGGTGCTGTTGTTGAGACCAGTGCAGGTAAAGTACGGGTAACCTCTCGACCAGGCCAACACGGTGTTATAAACGGTGTGCTCATTGCAGAGTGA
- a CDS encoding ATP-binding protein, which translates to MSYYHDEQMESIFEKLKQPKKLEDLRLSEVFVRDLLLKIISTHGTVKTSRINEMTGIHWDILEEQLRKIEQDGFCAQIGGSFLFSSIDYTITKKGREKAKRIMEENPYIGIAPVSYDNYWEIMDAQLNNRHPVDVPEEIIEKTFSDVVGLTYAKECLVESCTIGKGIFVYGSPGTGKTFIVSKTSDLLPPLIIPKYMEFGGKVVQLYDPDFHRNCPEQPSDPRWVKIHAPFVFTGSELNLNKLETTYNPNKGVYETSPMIKANGGILLVDDLGRQRDDHELILNRLIVPMENKKDVIYVRGVPVIVHSHFIPAFSTNLDVSIMDEAHLRRAPLHIFLKNPPVDNVAEVFKRNLDLLKENYDSDVIERLKKVYTPTVKGGEGLEPSYAHARDLAQICQAARITLKKDVIDIETLEEALNKHVLISLQRMNIDISQVQKKIRTFRITTAQKKEAYHAVSIFGADSVSCEAESVIADLDDIVTPTQLASYLKDKNVTVNKVEIIAESERELRKTILEYEED; encoded by the coding sequence ATGAGTTATTATCATGACGAACAAATGGAATCCATCTTCGAAAAATTAAAACAACCCAAAAAATTAGAAGATTTACGTTTATCAGAAGTTTTTGTTCGAGATTTACTTTTAAAAATTATTTCCACCCATGGAACCGTAAAAACCAGCCGTATAAATGAAATGACTGGTATTCACTGGGATATCCTTGAAGAACAACTGCGTAAAATAGAACAAGACGGCTTTTGCGCGCAAATTGGTGGTAGTTTCCTATTTTCCAGTATTGATTATACTATAACCAAAAAAGGAAGAGAAAAAGCAAAAAGAATAATGGAAGAAAATCCTTACATTGGCATAGCACCGGTTTCCTATGATAATTACTGGGAAATTATGGATGCCCAATTAAACAACCGTCACCCTGTAGATGTGCCAGAAGAAATAATAGAAAAAACATTCAGCGACGTTGTGGGTCTTACTTATGCAAAAGAGTGTTTAGTAGAATCATGCACCATTGGAAAAGGTATTTTTGTCTATGGATCTCCTGGAACAGGAAAAACATTCATTGTGAGTAAAACTTCAGATCTTTTACCGCCCCTTATCATTCCCAAATATATGGAATTTGGTGGAAAAGTTGTTCAATTATATGATCCTGATTTTCATAGAAACTGTCCAGAACAGCCATCAGATCCCAGATGGGTTAAAATTCACGCCCCATTTGTATTTACGGGATCTGAATTAAATTTAAATAAATTAGAAACTACTTACAATCCTAACAAAGGAGTTTATGAAACATCTCCTATGATAAAGGCCAATGGCGGAATATTATTAGTAGATGATTTAGGAAGACAAAGAGATGATCATGAATTAATCCTTAACAGACTTATCGTCCCTATGGAAAACAAGAAAGATGTTATTTACGTTAGAGGAGTTCCAGTAATTGTGCACAGTCACTTCATTCCAGCTTTTTCAACAAACCTCGATGTTAGTATCATGGATGAAGCCCATTTAAGGAGGGCACCATTACATATTTTCCTTAAAAATCCCCCAGTTGATAATGTTGCGGAAGTATTTAAAAGGAATTTAGATTTATTAAAGGAAAACTATGATTCCGATGTAATTGAAAGACTTAAAAAGGTGTATACTCCTACAGTTAAAGGAGGAGAAGGACTAGAACCAAGTTACGCTCACGCGCGTGATTTAGCCCAAATATGTCAAGCAGCCCGTATAACTTTAAAAAAGGACGTTATTGATATAGAAACTCTAGAAGAGGCCTTGAACAAACACGTTTTAATTTCTCTGCAGCGAATGAATATTGATATTTCGCAGGTGCAAAAAAAGATACGTACCTTTAGAATAACCACTGCTCAGAAAAAAGAAGCATACCATGCAGTTTCCATATTTGGAGCTGATAGTGTTTCATGTGAAGCTGAATCGGTGATAGCTGATTTAGATGATATTGTTACCCCAACTCAGTTAGCCAGTTACTTAAAAGATAAAAACGTCACCGTTAATAAAGTTGAAATCATCGCTGAAAGTGAAAGAGAACTTAGAAAAACCATTTTAGAATATGAAGAAGACTAA